CCCCTTGGCTACGTTGCCAAATTGGCGGGGACGACGGGACTCGAACCCGCGGCCACCGGTGTGACAGACCGGCATGATAACCAGCTTCACCACGTCCCCTTCAACTTCAAATGTATTTTATCATATAATTCTAATTTTGTCCAGTCTCTTCTTCACTTGCTTCATTATCAGTATTTACTTTTTCTTCTTTTTGATCTTCGGTTGGGGTTACATTTTCACCTTCGAACTCTTCTTTTGATATTTCAACTATTTGTACTTTCTCTTTGATGAATTGGGCTACTTTTTCTCTTAATTTGTTCCATAGAATTTCATTAGATAGCTCAGGATTTGAGCTTATTATTTCCTGAGCACGTGAGAAAGGTAAACCATACATAGTTGAAAAGTTCTTGATCTCTTGTGATAACTCTTCGTTTCCTACTTTGATATCGTTTTCTAAGGATAGTTTTTCGATGACAACCATCTCTTTTATCCAATTCAATGCACTCTTTTTGATTTCCTCTCTCAATTTATTTTCGTCATTATCGTATTTTTTTAAGTTTTCTTCGTATTTACCCTTGTTTTTAAGATCATTTATAGTTGCATCAATATAATAATTTACACTTTCATCAGATATATCAATATCCACATAATTAGGTAACTCCGATAAGATATAGTTAACCACAAATTGATCCTGCCAATTTTTAACGGCATCTTCTCCTTCTTTTCTCAAAGTCTCTTTCAACTCGTTCAATGTTTCTACTTCAATATTCAGCTCTTTTGCGAAATTATCGTTCAGTTCAGGAAGTTTTCTTGTATAAACTTGTGCAATTCGAACTTTTTGAATCAATTTTTTGTCTTGATCTTCTTTTTCTAATTCAAATTCCTCACCAGTAGTTTTTCCTATGAGTTTTTTAACGAGTTCTCTTTCATCATCTTCTCTAACTATTATTTCCTCTTCTTCATCAGATTTGATCACTTCACCGTTTTCATCTACTAAATCATAATTAATTCTTACATAATCTCCGTACTGTATGGGTTCTTCTTTGGGATCTAATATTGCGTTGCTCTCCAGTAAATCATTCAATCTTCTTTGTACAAAGTCCTCAACCACTTCTTTAGATTCAGGGATTTTAACCGTAATATTTTCAAATTCTGTTTTTATAATTTCAGGATAGGTGTGAAGTAAAACCTCGAATTCTATGTGTTCCTCATCTTGAGCTCTTGATTCAACAATAATTGGGAAAAGCAACTTTTCTTCTTCTCTGATTTTGTGATCCAGCTCATGTTCCGCTTCTTCTAATAACATATTATTGAAATCGGGACCTAAGCGCAACTTAATAACCTGTTTGGGGACCTTACCTTTTCTAAATCCTTCAAAGGTGTAATGTTGATTAATTTCCCGAACGATTTGATCTTCAATTTTTTTAATTTCATCTTTAGAAAATTTGATGAGGTATTTCTTAACATTTTTGTCTTGGCTAAGTAAAGTTTTTTCCATGATCCTTCCTCCTAATTTGAGAAGTTTTATCATCAAAGTTCAAAGTATTATACAATGAAAGATAAGGAATTTGGTTAATTAAACGTCAATTTTTGTTTTTATAGTGTAAACATTTTTCTTAATTCAACCTTTTATTTGTATAATTATTTATAGAAATTTCAATTTAATTGTGATACAATATTTCGATTCGAAGCAGTTACTAGAGGTGAATATATTGGTTGGACGTTTTCTTTTGAAAGATATCCCGATGGTTTATGGCAGTCAAGATGATATTTATTCTTTTATCGAAGATCAAATTGGAAAAGAGAAGCTTTGGATAGTTACTTTAAATGCGTTGATGTATATGGAATATTTAAAGGGTAACGAATATTCTAAAGCCATTAGTAAAGCTTCTTTTTCCATTCCTGATGGGGTGGGAATAGTTAAATTACTCAAAAAGAAAGGAATAGAGACGGAAAGATGCCCCGGTATAGATACAATGAAATATTTATTAGAATTGTCTGAAATAAATAATTATAGAATATTTTTGCTTGGGTCAGAAGAGAGTGTGGTTGGACAAGCTGCTCAAATAATTGAGAAAATGTTCAACGTAAATATTGTTGGATTTCATCATGGGTATTTTGATATAAATGCTGAACGAGAGGTTGTTCGAAAAATTAATGATAGTAAAACAGATCTCCTTTTTGTAGGGATGGGAATTCCAAAACAGGAATCCTTTATTTTCCGAAACTATGAAACGTTACAAGCAAAGCTTATGATGGGAGTTGGTGGTAGCTTTGACGTATTTGCTGGTGTTACGAGAAGGGCTCCTCTTTTCTTTCAAAAGCTTGGATTAGAATGGTTGTATAGAATGTTTGAAGAGCCCCATCGATTCAAAAAATTACCTGATTTATTTAAATTTTATATGAATTTGTATAGAAATAAAGATTAATTATATAAATTCTATATTTAGACGCGAAATCTCAGAGGAAATGTTCAGATAACAAGTGTAAGATGCTTCCGAGAAATTATCAGAAACATAAGTTCCATCTTCTCTTTGGTACATTCGTCCAAAATTTTTGAAATTCAAATCCCCAACATGGTTTAATACTAAAGCAACATCCCCTGGCAATTTTATATTTATTGCTGAAACTTCAGAGTCTACGTCAACTGTGGTATTATCCTTTTGAGATGGTATCAAAGTGATTTTAGATGCGGTAGATTTTATTCTTACTTCTCGTGTTTTAATTTGTCTCAGATCAAAAAAGGCTACGCTAACGTTCAATTTTGCTTGATAATTGTAATTAATATTTTCGTTTAAATATACAGTTATCTTTGCCCGTTCAGGTACTTTTACGTTGGATACTTTCAGCTTGTTCAAAATATCGACTTTAGAAGAGTCATATTCTTTCTTAAAAGAATATATATCATTATCAATCACAGCTTTTACTTTTACAGGTGTCTCTATCTTAGAAGAGTCAATAGTTACAGAGCTCCAGTCTACATCTGTTGATAAATCAAGTGTGTCACCTATAAATTTAGGAGGAAGATTTTCAGATATTATCGATTTGTTAATCTTTAAGTGGGGCTTTCTTATATGGAACAGCCCTTTAAATCCAGCAGCAATAATATAAGATGCGATCATCAATAGAACCAATTCCCAAAAATTTAGTGAAGTGGGGAACAACTCAAATGTGTCTAGCAACAGTATTATTCCAAATATTAGACTTCCTAAAGTTCCTACGTTTCTTTTTTTGAAAAAGGTTAGTCCGTATCCAAGAAAAATCAATGTAAAAAAGAATTCTAACAAGTTAAAACTAACTAAGAATTCGTTGAAAATGACTGATAAAACTATTAAAATACCTAGCGCGATCAGTATTAATCTTCCTTGCATAATTACTCCCCCCTGTCCTTTAAAAATTTTTCTGCAAGCTCTTCAGAGTATCCCAACTCTTTTAAAAGTTCTATCGCAAAAGATCGAGAAATCTTTCCCTCTTTTAATAAAGACAATATCTTTTTTTCTTCAATGGTTAAGAATTCGTCGCCTTTGGAAATATCTTTGCTTTCTTCTTTCTCCACTTCTTCTATGATTTTCTCATGAAGATCTACACCTTTGATACTAATATCTCCACTCATTACATTAATTTTTAAAACTCTTTTTTTGGGCATAGTAGAAGAATCACTACTTTGAACTAAATCGACGTTTGATCTTATAGATGAAGAATATCTATGTATTGGAGCTTCTAAATAGATTTTCTCTCTTCCTTGAACTATTAGATTTATATCTCCGGAAGCAGTGTTTACAATACAATAAAAATCTCTGTCTAAGGAATCTACAGAGATATCACCACTAGCTGATTTAAAGTTTGCTACTTTCACGATAGAATTTTTTATTAAGACATCACCGGAAGCCACACTTAACTTAAGATTTACAATTTTAGAGTTTTGAACTAGAACATCGCCACTAGCCATGCTAAAATCACCATATGATATATTTACGTTGTGAATTTCAAAATCTCCAGAAGCTCCTTTTAAAATCAATTCATCCATCTCACTGTTATTTAAGTCGATACTCACATCCCCAGACCCAGTATCCACCCTTAAAGATTTCAAAGTTTTAGTTTGATTAGATCCAATAATATCTACATCTCCTGATCGTGTTTTGATCGCTAAATTATATAAGTTAGTAGAATCCAAGTCCGTTTCTATATCAGCTGATGATAAGTCTAACGTTATATCGTTAACTTGATCACCTATGTACAAATTAATAGGTACTTCATGGAACATTTTAGAGAAAGAAAAAAATTTTGATAAGAAATCACCTTTTTCATAATCAATGTCGATTGATACGCTTGTATGATCTGAATTCCAAGCAGTCCCGACGTTAATATCTTGATCTCCGTATTCGAGATATGTTATTTCACTGTGGCAAATTTTTATTCGTCCGTGAAAATTTTTGGCCTTTATTTTAATAACTTTTACATCATTCAAATCAATCTTTTGCATTCAAAATCACTCCTTTTTATTTTTTGTATTTTTTTAATAATTCTTTTGCATCTTCAGGGGTAATCTCTCCTTTTTCAATTTTTTCAAGGATTTCAAGGGTTTTTTCTCTACTTTCAATGCTTTCAGATTCGTACCCCATTGCTGTGGCAACTTCTTCTAATCTTGCTTTTGCTGTAGGATAAGAGATACCAAGTTCTTTTTGTAATTCCGATAAATTTCCTCTCACCTTAATAAAAATCTTCAAAAAATTTAATTGTTGGTTTGTTAATTGAGCAAATTCTTCTAATTCGAAATTGCCAGATATTTCAGTTCCGCATTCTTCACATCGATATTTTATGATATTTAACTTACCCCCACATACCGGGCATTTGGATAAACGGTATTTTGACATATTAGGACCTCCTATTATTTTTTATGTTTTTGATGATATTTTGATAGACTCTCACGTTATTTTGAAAAAATTATAACATAAAACTTTAAAAACGTCAAGTTTTAATGCAAAAATTTTGATTTTCTAAATAAAAAAATTAAACTAAAGGTTTTAATATAAAAATTTTAAAAAAAGGGGTAGGTATTTGATATAATCGATGATATAATATTTATTGCAATTCGAAGAAAAATTACACTTTGAGGAGGTCCAATCGTGGCAATAGACTCACCTAGTTGGTTAAAAAGTTCTGTAATTTATGAAGTTTTTGTTAGAAATTATGGAAATGCTGGAACCTTTAATGATATATACAACGATATTGAACGTATTAAGGCTTTGGGGACAGATATACTGTGGTTTATGCCTTTTTATCCTATTGGGAAAGTTGGTAGAAAAGGTACTCATGGAAGTCCTTATTCGATAAAAGATTACGAAGAAATATCTAAAGAAATTGGAAATAAGAGAGATTTTAAAAGATTGATAGACAAGGCACATGATAACGGATTAAAAATAATGATCGATATTGTTTTCAATCATACCTCTTTGGATTCAAAGCTGGTTGAAACACATCCGGAATGGTTTGTGAAAGATGAAAACGGAAAATTAACCAGAAAAGTTGAAGATTGGATGGATGTTTACGATTTGGATTATGAGAATAAGGATTTATGGGACTATCTAATAAAAGTTTTAGATAGCTGGGTTGATCTTGGCGTCGATGCTTTTAGATGTGATGTAGCACCACTTGTACCTTTAGAGTTCTGGAAAAAAGCTAGAGAACGATTGAACCAAAAAAAGGAAGTTATTTGGTTGGCAGAAACTCTTGATCCAAAATTTATTCATGATCTCAGAACTAGAGGGTACAATGTTCATTCAGATTCAGAAGTATATCAAAGCTTTGATCTTACATACGATTATGATGGCTTCTATTATCTAAAAAGTTATTTTTCTGGGGAGAAAGATTTGAATCATTATTTTGATCATGTTTTTTTGCAGAATACAATATTTCCAAAAAATTCTATTAAGATGCGTTTTTTAGAAAATCATGATAATCCAAGAATAGCATCAGTTTTAGAAGGGAAAAACAAGATCAAAAATTGGACTGTTTTCTATAATCTTTTGCCAGGAGCTTCTTTAATATATGCTGGACAAGAATTAATGATGGAAAAACTACCTAACCTTTTCGAAAAGGATCCGATTAAGTGGGACAAAGGTGATTATGAATTTTTAAGCTTCTTTAAGAAGATTGTTAACATGACCAAAGAGATTAAATCAACCTGTGACCAATTTTCTATTCGAGAGTTATCTGAGGGTATAATAATGATCAAATGGAGTGGAGATAAAGATGAATACATTACCATATTGAATTTGGAAGATAGATATGGAAAAATACCAGTAGATTTTACTTTATATGGAACGGATTTAATAACTAACGAGATTGTTTCTATACAATACTTCTTTGTAATCAGCAAATTACCTATTATTATTAAAACAAGATAAAATATTGTATAATCTAAATTAACCTTAGATTGATATAATGGAGGCATATTAATGGGAATTTTTGAAAAGTTCAAAAATGGTTTGAGTAAAGCGAGAAATACCATATTTAAAAATATCAAAACTATTTTTTCAGGTAAAGTTCTCGACAATGATGTATTGGAAGAATTAGAAGAGATTTTAATAATGTCTGATATGGGTGTTGAAGTTTCCCATGAAATTTTGGAAGAGTTAAAAAGTAGATATAAAGCTGATAATTCTTACAATGATCCCCTTTTATTATTGAGAGATATTTTAGTGGAAAATTTACAGAAAGACGAAGTAGTTAATGATTTCCAGCATAAACCCTATGTAATACTCATTGTTGGAGTAAACGGTAGCGGTAAAACTACAACTGCTGCTAAGTTAGCAAAGATGTATTCTAGCCAAGGTAAAGAAGTTGTTTTAGCTGCCGCAGATACATTTAGGGCTGCTGCAATTGAGCAGCTCAAAGAGTGGGGTAATAGGTTAAATACCACTGTAATAGCTCACCAAAAAGGTTCAGATGCCGCAGCTGTGGTGTACGATGCAATAACGCACGCAAAATCAAGAGGTAAAGATGTAGTGTTAATAGATACTGCAGGACGTTTGCATACAAAAAGCAATTTAATGGATGAATTGAAAAAAATAAGGCGTGTGGTTGAAAGGGAAGTTCCAGGAGCTCCTCATGAAACACTGTTAGTTCTTGATGGAACTACTGGTCAAAATGGTATTTCTCAAGCAAAGGCTTTTAAAGAAGCTATAGATATAACGGGTATAATCGTGACTAAACTGGATGGAACCGCCAAAGGGGGAATAGCTTTCGCTATAAACCATGAACTCAATATTCCAATAAAACTAGTAGGATTTGGGGAAAAAGAAGACGATTTACAAATCTTTGATCCGTTATCCTACTGTGATGCTTTACTAGGTGTTGATGAAGTAGAATGAAAGATTTTATTAGAGATTTTGCAGTTTGCCCAATATGTCAAAAAGAATTTTCATTTGATAAAGTAGCTTCAACGTCTATAAAAGTAAGTTCTTATGATTTAGATTTGAAACCTGAATACAGAGATATTAATGTATCTCTCTATTCTTTAGTTACTTGTCCTCATTGCTATTTTACTTTTCAGGAAAAAGATAAAGATTACATATATGAATATTTAAATTCTCAAAACATCGAAGAAGTTAAGCAGTTTTTAAATAATATAAATAAACTATCCCTTCCAGAAGTAGATAATTCTTCTTCAAAATCTCATGAATTTTATGCAATTCAACTTATGATAGCAGCCAATATTTATGCTATTTTGGGGCTGCCTAGCGAAGTAGTAAAAATTCTAGTAAAATTTGCTTGGTACTACCGGGAACAAAATGAAGAAGAAAAAGAGTTAGGAATACTTTACTATTGTGGAAAGATAATTGAAAAGAACTACGAAACATTTTCAGAAGAAGATTATATATTTTCGCTGTTTTATCTAGGCTATATAAATTATAGATTGAATAATAGAAAAGAAGCGGCGAGGTTGTTTGATTATTTATTAAAAAATTATAATAATCCTGCAAATCCGTATTTAAAGGCTGCAAAATTTCTAAGGGGTGAATTAAAGTGAGGAAATTTTTTTGGATTTTTTTGTTAGGTGTGGTATTTTTTCTATCTGGGTGTACAGTTTTTCAACCAACCTCTCAAGAAACCACTTTGCCAAGCGAGAACTTAGAGTTAATTCAAAATCAATTGGATAAATTGGATGAGCGTTTAACTCAAATGGAAGAAAAACTTAATACCTTATCTGACGAAATTTATCAAATTTCAAAGAATAACAGTTATGCTTATGATATGACAAAAAGTTTAAAAGATCAGTATACCAATATTGATAGCAGGGTAGTAACCTTGGAAAATTATTTATATGAAGGGCGGAGTTCTGAATCGATTGATAAACTACTAGATTTAGATCAAAGGGTGCAAAGTTTAGAGGATCAAATTAACAATATGAATCAAAAAAATGTTAATAATACTATAAACACTGATTTAGATCAAAGAGTATCGCAATTGGAAATTCAGATTACAGAATTACAGAATGTTGTGAACAATATTCCCAAAAATGATCAAAAGATCCTTTTAGATAGTGTGAATTCATTAACGGAAAAGGTTAATAGTTTAGAACAAAGTTTTAAAAACTCTGAGTTTTACTTTTTGGAAAACGGTAATATAAAAGAACTCGTTCAACAAGAGGTAGACAAACTTAATTTAGAAAAATATGTGGAAAACATAGTAGATTATAAAACGGAAGAGACCGTATCTAAATTTTATTATAAAAACCAGAGTGAAGATATTTTGAACGTAAAATCTTTAGAAAATATGGTTGCTTCTTTAGATAAGGAAGTAGACAATATAAAATATGAGCTTCAAAAGGTTATCACTCAACCACCAAATTCATTAAACGAGAAATACCTTGGTCAAATACAAAATATTGAAATGAAGATCGATCAACTTTATAGCTCTGTAGGAGAAGCCGAGGCTAATTATTTATTTGAGAATTCAAACGAAGTTAGGTATCAAGTTAAGTCGGGGGATACTCTAATAAGCATTTCAAATGCCTTTAAATTAGGAAACAATGGTGTTCAAATTATTTTGCAAGCCAATAATTTACAATCCACGAATATTAAAGTAGGGCAAGAATTAATCATACCGGTGAATAATATTGAAGAGTATATAAGATGGCCTTTTCCTAAAACTTCACCTGCCAATTATAAAAATGTTGTTGTAAGGTTTGGAGAAAGGAATGCTGCTGGAGTTTCAAGCGGGATAGGAGTTTTGGTTCAAACCGAACAAGTTTATCCTGTCCTGCCTGGAAGAGTAATTGAGACTGGAAAATTATCGAACAACAATTGGTATATAAAAGTGGATCATGGAAATGCTATTATAAGTGTCATAGGGAATTTAAAAACACCGTATGTTGATGAAGGTAAATGGGTTGATTCGAATACATCGTTAGGAATTGCTCAAGCAGGTAGTATTGTTACAGTTGAATTATGGAAGAACGGAGAGCCAAGAGACCCTTTGAAACTTTTTTACAATATGATTGGAGAATTCCAGGCAACTTACTATACAGAATGGGATGACAAACTTGTTTATTCTCCAACTTTTAGGTTAACAAGGTCTGGAGAAAAGCCAACACCCTACAAAACAATTGCAGCAGATCCCGATGTCCTACCTTTAGGAACGATAGTATACATACCTGAATTGTCAGATCTTCCAAATAATGGGTATTTTGAAGTTCAAGATACAGGAGCCAAAGTTTTGGGAAATAAAATTGATATATATGTAAATGATGTAAGGTTAGCTAATAATAGTTTACAGAATTTAACTGTTTACGTTGTTGGTAGAAAATCAGATGTATAGAGGTGTAATGTTTAAGAAGTTTATTTGATGTATTTCTATGAAGCTTTAATTTATTATTGAACAACGATGAAACGTTTATTTTAAAAGGAGGAATAAATAATGTCGCTTACTGTCAAAAGCAGTTATGCTTTAAGAGCTTTGTTTGAATTAGCCGTATTAACCGAAGATGAAGGAAAAGAAAAAGTACCTATTAGTGAATTGTCTGAAAGGCAAAACATACCAAAAGATTTTCTTGAAAAAATCTTTATAGAATTACGTGATGCAGGAATTGTAAAATCTGTTAGAGGTAAATTTGGTGGATATGCTTTGGCTAAAAATCCAGAAGATTTACGGTTAAGTGAAATTATTCAAGTTTTAGATAAACCCCTTCAATCTTTTGATTGTATTGTTGGAGAATGTTCGTTGGAAATAGAGTGTGCCGTTGAATTTGTATGGAAAAGGGTTAATAATTCTATCATGTTAGAGCTGAATAAAATGACTTTGCAAGATATAATTGATTACGGAAGAAAAATTGCACAGATTAAGATCTCAGAAAATGTAGGAGGTAGATTAAAAAAAATAAATGTTTAATAAAAAAGTATTAATGCTTATGAGTGGTGGGGTAGATAGCTCTGTTGCTGCCTATCTTTTGAAAGAACAAAATTATCAAGTTATAGGGCTTCATTTCAAAACGGTGAGCGATATTGTTTTTTCAATGATCCCTGAAAAAAAGAAAGTTTGTTGTAGTCCTTCAGATACACAAGATGCCTTAAAAATTGCAAATAAGTTAGATCTCGATGATTTTCAGATCGTTGATATAAAAAAGGAATTTAAAGAAAAAATAATCAATTATTTTATAAATACCTACAAAGAAGGTAAAACACCTAATCCTTGCATGTTATGCAACAGGTTTTTTAAGTTTGGGAAAGCTTTAGAGATAGCTCATAGCTACGGTGCAGATTTTGTTTCCAGTGGTCACTATTTAATGAAAGAGTATTCTGAAAAGTACTCTACCTATGTTATTAAAAAAGGTGTTGACCAATACAAAGATCAATCATACTTTCTATCGTACATAGACAGAAATACTCTTCCCAAATTACACTTTCCATTGGGAAATATGTATAAAGTTGAAATCAGGGATATAGCAAAAAAAATAGGGTTAAGCGTAGCAAATAAACCTGACAGTCAAGAATTGTGTTTTATTCCTGATAACGATTATAGAAGATTTCTGAAAGAATATGGAGTTAATCCTGAAGAAGGAAAAGTTTACGATTTAGAAGGAAACGAAATAGGAACTCACACTGGATACATGAATTACACTATTGGTCAACGTACCGGGATAAGCTACTATAAAAACGCAAATGTGAAATTACATGTATATAAAATACTTCCTCAAAAGAATGTTCTTATAGTTGCACCTACTGAAGAAATGTATTCTAAAGAACTTATTGTACAAAACGTCAACTTTTTTGTAGATTTCAAAGAAATAGAAGGCTTTTGTAGAGTTCGCAAAAAAAGTGAAGAAAAGCCCGCAGTTGTTAAAAAGACCGATGATCATACTTTAAAAGTAAATTTTAAAGAACCTATATTTGCCGTTACACCTGGTCAATTTGCAACAATTTATGATGAAAGCGGTGTTGTTTTAGCTTCTGGTATAATCAATATTAATTGAAATGGGGGAAATTTAATAATGGGAATCAGGGACGCAGCATATCCAGGGAGTTTCGATCCAATAACCTATGGACACGTTAATATAGTGAAAAGAGCGAGTGAAAGGTTTGACAAACTTTATGTTGTTGTTGTGAATAATCCCAACAAAAAGTATCTTTTTTCCCTACAAGAAAGGATTGAAATGGTAAAAAAGGATTTAGAGGGTATACCAAATGTTATTGTTGAATCTTTTGATGGTTTGTTGGTAAATTATTTAAAAGAAAAAAAAATTTATAATTTAATAAGAGGTTTAAGGGCGGTCAGTGATTATGAGTATGAACTGCAAATGGCAAACGCTAATCATATGCTTTTTCGGGAGTTAGAGATTTTCTTTCTCATGGCTGATACTGATTTTTCTTACATTTCTTCGTCTATGATCAAAGAAATCGCATCTTACAATGGAGATGTTAGTAAATGGGTTTCTAAATTCGTCGAATCAAAATTACAAGAAAAACTATTAAAAAAATAGTAATAAAACAATAATTTTCTTATTTTAATATTCAATTAATTGTGTTAAAATACAGTGGTTTTATCGATCGTTATGGGTGGGGAGTGGGGCGAAGGTGGCGCTAACATAAGGTTTTATTTTTTTAAAATCAGTAATAATAAGTATTAGGAGGTATTTTAAATGGATGTATCAATTGAAAAGATAAAGAATCTTAGAACTTCAACGGGAGCGGGAATGTTGGATTGTAAAAATGCTTTAGTAGAGGCTAACGGGGATATAGATAAAGCCGTTGAAATTTTAAGAAAGAAAGGTGCTATAAAAGCTGCAAAGAAAGCTGGAAGAGTCACCAACGAAGGTATAGTTTATTCTTATATTCATCATAATGAAAAAATCGGTGTTCTTTTATTATTAGGATGTGAAACCGATTTTGTAGCTAGGACTGAGGATTTCCACGATTTAGCTAAGAAGATTTCTCTTCAAATTGCATCGATGAATCCAAAATGGATTTCAAGGGAAGATGTACCTCAAGAAGTTGTCGATAAAGAAAAAGAAATTTACTTAGAAGAGCTAAACGATTCCAGCAAGCCTGAAAATATTAAGGAAAAGATTGTAGAAAACAAATTGGAAAAATTCTACAGCGAAAATTGTCTTCTTGAACAGGAATATGTTTTTGGTGAAGGGGAAAGTATCAAAGACATTATTAATTCTACGATAGCTAAAGTAGGAGAAAATATAACGGTAGATAAATTTGCTAGATTTGCAGTTGGCGAATAATAAAAAGGTGGAGTTTTCCGCCTTTTTGCTTTATTTATAGAGTAGAAACTTTTTCTTTTAACTATAAAACTGCATTCTCGTATTTAAAAGGAGGCCCTATGTACAAAAGAGTATTACTAAAATTAAGTGGGGAAGCTTTGAGTGGTGAAGGGGGAAAAGGATTTTCTGAGAAAATGTTAACATATCTGGTGAACGAGATCCAGAAAATCCATAGTTTAAATATTAAATTGGGGATCGTCATAGGAGCTGGCAACATTTTTAGGGGAAAAGAGTTAAAAGATTTCCGAATTCAAATGGCAGATCAATTAGGGATGTTGGGCACTGTCATAAATTCACTCTATCTTAAAAATGTTTTCGAAAAGAATGGTATAAAAAGTATAGTAGTTTCCCCGATTGTTAATTTGCCTTCTGTAATGCCACTTAAATATGATTTTATTGAACAGTATTTTGAAGCTGGGTATATTGTCTTATTTGGTGGCGGAACTTCCAACCCTTTGTTCACTACGGATACTGCTGCCGCATTGAGAGCGGTAGAAATGAATGCAGATATACTTGTTAAAGCCACCAAGGTGGATGGAATATACGATAAAGATCCAAAATTATTTGAAGATGCCAAAAAATATGATATCATAACATATGAACAAGCAATTAAAGAGCAAATAAAAGTAATGGATACAGAGGCTTTTTCAATATGTGAAAAAAATAATCTTTCCATATTGATTATTAATTTTTTCAAAGAAGGGAACTTGCTTAAAGCTGTAGAAGGAGAGAATATAGGCACTAAAGTCAACTACTAACAAATTCTCATTTAAGCCCGAATTATATTCGATATTTTA
The nucleotide sequence above comes from Petrotoga miotherma DSM 10691. Encoded proteins:
- the tig gene encoding trigger factor, whose translation is MEKTLLSQDKNVKKYLIKFSKDEIKKIEDQIVREINQHYTFEGFRKGKVPKQVIKLRLGPDFNNMLLEEAEHELDHKIREEEKLLFPIIVESRAQDEEHIEFEVLLHTYPEIIKTEFENITVKIPESKEVVEDFVQRRLNDLLESNAILDPKEEPIQYGDYVRINYDLVDENGEVIKSDEEEEIIVREDDERELVKKLIGKTTGEEFELEKEDQDKKLIQKVRIAQVYTRKLPELNDNFAKELNIEVETLNELKETLRKEGEDAVKNWQDQFVVNYILSELPNYVDIDISDESVNYYIDATINDLKNKGKYEENLKKYDNDENKLREEIKKSALNWIKEMVVIEKLSLENDIKVGNEELSQEIKNFSTMYGLPFSRAQEIISSNPELSNEILWNKLREKVAQFIKEKVQIVEISKEEFEGENVTPTEDQKEEKVNTDNEASEEETGQN
- a CDS encoding WecB/TagA/CpsF family glycosyltransferase; translated protein: MNILVGRFLLKDIPMVYGSQDDIYSFIEDQIGKEKLWIVTLNALMYMEYLKGNEYSKAISKASFSIPDGVGIVKLLKKKGIETERCPGIDTMKYLLELSEINNYRIFLLGSEESVVGQAAQIIEKMFNVNIVGFHHGYFDINAEREVVRKINDSKTDLLFVGMGIPKQESFIFRNYETLQAKLMMGVGGSFDVFAGVTRRAPLFFQKLGLEWLYRMFEEPHRFKKLPDLFKFYMNLYRNKD
- a CDS encoding DUF4097 family beta strand repeat-containing protein, translating into MQKIDLNDVKVIKIKAKNFHGRIKICHSEITYLEYGDQDINVGTAWNSDHTSVSIDIDYEKGDFLSKFFSFSKMFHEVPINLYIGDQVNDITLDLSSADIETDLDSTNLYNLAIKTRSGDVDIIGSNQTKTLKSLRVDTGSGDVSIDLNNSEMDELILKGASGDFEIHNVNISYGDFSMASGDVLVQNSKIVNLKLSVASGDVLIKNSIVKVANFKSASGDISVDSLDRDFYCIVNTASGDINLIVQGREKIYLEAPIHRYSSSIRSNVDLVQSSDSSTMPKKRVLKINVMSGDISIKGVDLHEKIIEEVEKEESKDISKGDEFLTIEEKKILSLLKEGKISRSFAIELLKELGYSEELAEKFLKDRGE
- a CDS encoding DUF2089 domain-containing protein, with the translated sequence MSKYRLSKCPVCGGKLNIIKYRCEECGTEISGNFELEEFAQLTNQQLNFLKIFIKVRGNLSELQKELGISYPTAKARLEEVATAMGYESESIESREKTLEILEKIEKGEITPEDAKELLKKYKK
- a CDS encoding alpha-amylase family glycosyl hydrolase, translating into MAIDSPSWLKSSVIYEVFVRNYGNAGTFNDIYNDIERIKALGTDILWFMPFYPIGKVGRKGTHGSPYSIKDYEEISKEIGNKRDFKRLIDKAHDNGLKIMIDIVFNHTSLDSKLVETHPEWFVKDENGKLTRKVEDWMDVYDLDYENKDLWDYLIKVLDSWVDLGVDAFRCDVAPLVPLEFWKKARERLNQKKEVIWLAETLDPKFIHDLRTRGYNVHSDSEVYQSFDLTYDYDGFYYLKSYFSGEKDLNHYFDHVFLQNTIFPKNSIKMRFLENHDNPRIASVLEGKNKIKNWTVFYNLLPGASLIYAGQELMMEKLPNLFEKDPIKWDKGDYEFLSFFKKIVNMTKEIKSTCDQFSIRELSEGIIMIKWSGDKDEYITILNLEDRYGKIPVDFTLYGTDLITNEIVSIQYFFVISKLPIIIKTR
- the ftsY gene encoding signal recognition particle-docking protein FtsY, with the protein product MGIFEKFKNGLSKARNTIFKNIKTIFSGKVLDNDVLEELEEILIMSDMGVEVSHEILEELKSRYKADNSYNDPLLLLRDILVENLQKDEVVNDFQHKPYVILIVGVNGSGKTTTAAKLAKMYSSQGKEVVLAAADTFRAAAIEQLKEWGNRLNTTVIAHQKGSDAAAVVYDAITHAKSRGKDVVLIDTAGRLHTKSNLMDELKKIRRVVEREVPGAPHETLLVLDGTTGQNGISQAKAFKEAIDITGIIVTKLDGTAKGGIAFAINHELNIPIKLVGFGEKEDDLQIFDPLSYCDALLGVDEVE